The Oryza glaberrima chromosome 5, OglaRS2, whole genome shotgun sequence DNA segment CGGTGGCACGAGAACTAGAGTAATGTGCATCCATCCACCACTACCAACATTTTGCCGAGGCGTGACAACTAGAGCACTATCAAGACTTTGTTGACTAGTTAAGAAAGCATTTCAAGCCTAACACTAGACCAAGGATGACATATTGATTGTAGGATGATCAATAGCAAAATCAAGGAACCTGCCACTACTCCTACAACAACATCAACAGGACAACATACGAGCACGCACGCAGATAACAGAAAAGGAATGCGCACCATGATAAAGGCCTTGCGCTGCTTGATCctcttcttttccttccttccctGCACACTGCCTTCATTCGGCTGGTTCGCCGGGATAGGCTCCCCAGGCTTGCACTTCACCCAGTAGTACGGACCTGTCGCGAAATGCTACAACAATCAGCATAACCAGCATCCACCCATCACCCATACATCGCACAATCGAACAAACCGAAGGATCGCGCGGTAAGAGACGCAGAAATTGTGGGGGAAGAAACCGCAAGGATCACTCGGATCACACCATTTTCAACTACTATTAGCAAACAAGAGGAGGACGAGAGATCGGAGGCGCACCTTTGGGGCGGAGGCTGGCCCTCTTCCGCCGGGACTTGAACCCGGGCCGCCGCTTCGGGAACCGGGTGTCCATGAGCCCGCTGAAGAGGCCGGCCCCCATGGACGGCGCCtgcgacgcggtggcggcggcggcggagaatgGGCGGAGCCCGATCGGATCCAGCAGCCGAAGAAGAGGCGGGGGAcgaagggggagaggagcagCATGACGCGTCGCGCCCCGGAGGAgaacccccgccgccgcggaggataGCGGCGGGAGGGCTCGCCGGAGAGCTCGGAGGAGCGCCATGGGAGAAAAGGTTCTAGAAGGTTTTTGGTGGGCTAGGGTTTTTcgcggagagggagaagaaggtGTAGCAGCGTGGCATGCTGCTTAGATGGGCCGGGAGTTGTGTTGGGCCGCTTGCGTTTTAGAAGAAAGATATGGGCCCGGCCCAATGACTCGACTGCGGCGACTAAATTCGGAAAAATTATTTCGTCCCTAAATATAGCAATCTATCCAAACTCATAGTAGTAGCACTAAATATGGCAATTAATGATTTTTCActcggacccacatgtcattgatacATGAGAGCTCACATATCATTGATACATTggtgataaatagttaaatgttaAATCTAAGAGTAACACAAATAGTTAAATGGCCCGGCAAATTTTGGAGggaaattggaaaaagaaaatacagtgattatatgattaattattatttcCAATACTACTAGTTACGGCAAAGAGTTTCGTTTACTgtattttactattttatttgtattttttcctttcattaATTTCATGAGATTAATTAGGAAATTATACGTAGTATAAGTCAGGTAGGAAAATTGAAAAGTACTAGTAGTTGATGACTGAAAAATGCCAGTAAAGGTCaaggttaaaaagaaaaaaagaaagtctTATTACACCAAGCTGTTGAACTTGATCTACGGGCGTAGCATAAATGATCGGTGCTCGTATTTCCTTTTGGTTAACGATCACGAATCAGTGAAGGCGGCGAGTCGCTGTCATGTAGGCTGTGTGGCGCATCCAACACTTTACGTGACTACTGGAGCCTTCTTTGTCCCCATGCCTCCCCTCTCTTCCAGTCCACAACTCTGCActcctcatctcatctcatctcatctcatatCGAAATGGGAAAAAGGACTAGAGACTGGTTCATTTTATTGCTATTTTAAATCCTACTAAATTTTAACGTTACTTAGTTTGTCTTGATAGGGTAACAAACTAGACATGATGTTACCAACAGTATtctatcaaaatttgataattctCAATGTTTCCATTCATAAAAATaataccaaaatataagtaaCGTCTTACCAAATTATAATAAAGTTCATTTTGACATTAAAAAAAGCAAGCCCTATATTTCTGCTCCTCTGTCTACCAAACCAGCAGACAGGACAACCCCGACGACGAGCTTAGCTAGAAAAGCCGAGACATCACAATGAACTCGTGAAAAGAAACTACAAGATCTGATATGtatagaaacaagaagaaattaaataaatcagTAACATAGGGAAAGCGGCACCTTCACGTGCGCCTAAATCGAAACAAATCCGACCTGATTGAACTGCACAATACTAGTATACAGTAATATAGATAGCCAGAAAGAAAAGTTAAAAAACACATACGACATGGAAGCAGGTTGTATACAGATGATAAAGGCCTTGGCAATGTACTCCACAGCAATAACAATACAAACAAGACATTGGAATCATTTCACCAAAACTCCAGCAGGCAAAGGAGTAAACTCAGTTAGGAATCATTACCACATTACAATGATCTGTGTGAGGTTTCTGCATAAATACTGATAGACATACCAACAAACATCCTTGTCAGCCAGCGGACAGCATGACCAACACCTCTAGCAAAACCTACATCACTGTTAACAGGTAAAAACTATCAAGTATGGAGCGGCTGCAGCAAAAAAGAAAGGTACAAAAAGTTAATACCAGCGATAAATTTAAACGAACTTCTACTGCAAATCCTACAACAATATGGACAGGAAAGCCATTCACTTTCCCATGTTTAGTTTCATCCCAAGTTACAAAAACTAAGTATGATACAGAGAGCAAGAAAGCATTGCACTATTGCCGCTACCAACACTACAGACGCTACCTGCTTCCTATGTCTTTCCATGTATCCACGTCGTTGCTGCTGCTCAACATCTTCGAACCAGAGCCGTACTGTGCCTTGAGAGCAGCCACAGGGTCAGATACACCGCTAACCAGGACCCCAGCACCCCCAAGCCTCCCAGGCTGCTGGAACCCCGAAAGGAGTTCGATTCCATTCCTCTTATGAAGATCGGCAAAGTTTTCTAGTAGTTTGTGATCTGATGTATGTGGCGGCATTGAAGGTTGCTGAAATTCCGCAAACACGCTGAGCGCGCCATTTTTGGTTGAGTAAACTGGTACACCAGCTGACGGTCTCTGACACTTTGCCACCATAACCATAGGCTCAGGCTGTATTGTTCGCCCATCCATATGGTCAAAACTCCTCATCGCTCTCTCCTCTAGCCCCAAGTTAGCAATGATTGGAGGCCTGGAAGAATAAACCAGGCGTTCCCTTGGATTACTCAACAACCTAGAAGAAGCTGGCTTATCAACCTTTGGTGAGGGGGGCTTGCTTTTGCTTCCATGAACTGATGAACCAGAGCTTTGCAAGGATGATTGATGGCTAAGAATTTGCCCAAACAACTTGACATCACCAGGCCGCTTTTGCTGCTCCTCATTCCCAGCACTTGTCTTGACAGAACAAGGCCTAAACAAGCCTTCACGtgcttcctctcttctcccagTCGATAGAACCCCAAGATTTCCATTCGAAAGGCCCAAGCTGCTGGGCCTGCCATTCTGGAATTTCGATACTGTGAACTGGTCCGACTGGGAAATGCCTGTGCTTTCAGATAAGCCACATACTTCAGTTCCAAAGTGATTATTTCGTCTCTGTTGCATGTACCCATCGACATTAGAAAACAGTGCATCATGACGATTACTGGACTGGTCTTTAAATGTTGGGAACATGTTCACATCT contains these protein-coding regions:
- the LOC127773248 gene encoding uncharacterized protein LOC127773248, which produces MALLRALRRALPPLSSAAAGVLLRGATRHAAPLPLRPPPLLRLLDPIGLRPFSAAAATASQAPSMGAGLFSGLMDTRFPKRRPGFKSRRKRASLRPKGPYYWVKCKPGEPIPANQPNEGSVQGRKEKKRIKQRKAFIMDEKKKRKAQYSAAVKRKEAERTERKMAAVARERAWTERLADLKRIEEEMKPATA